A window of Kiritimatiellia bacterium contains these coding sequences:
- a CDS encoding DUF721 domain-containing protein produces the protein MTGRREVYGAERGGDDRLSEQVRIRPSSGARRPPPPLRSAQPIGKIVEQVVLDIAQRLPRESAEGDVRCRLLREWPQLVGSRLAGLLRPGPSSAATPATLVVWARNPVAMSEAARQLRDLAERIRSRLPDAPWRRVQFRLEPTDLTEPEEGQ, from the coding sequence ATGACCGGGCGGCGTGAGGTCTACGGCGCAGAACGCGGTGGGGATGACCGGCTCAGCGAGCAGGTGCGGATTCGTCCCAGCAGTGGTGCCCGCCGGCCGCCACCGCCGCTGCGATCAGCGCAGCCCATCGGCAAGATCGTCGAACAAGTGGTCCTTGACATTGCTCAGCGATTGCCGCGCGAGAGCGCTGAAGGGGATGTTCGCTGCCGGTTGTTGCGCGAATGGCCGCAGCTGGTCGGTTCGCGGCTGGCGGGCCTTTTGCGGCCGGGACCATCCTCCGCGGCGACGCCCGCGACGCTCGTCGTCTGGGCGCGCAATCCGGTGGCGATGTCCGAGGCGGCGCGTCAGCTGCGGGACCTCGCCGAGCGAATCCGCAGTCGGTTGCCGGACGCGCCCTGGAGGCGGGTCCAGTTTCGTCTCGAGCCAACCGATCTGACGGAACCGGAGGAGGGGCAGTAG
- a CDS encoding PAS domain S-box protein — MTPDPQRSPAESNARDPRGALERLADRLPDLLYRYEFFPLRRFTFVSAAAERLTGYTVAEHYADPDLGRKIVHPADRDLLERLIVDSTIPHQPLLLRWIRKDGRVLWTEHFVVPIHDAEGRLVAIEGLVRDVTDAHEARVTLEAICKALRDAVVVLDRDGIHRYVVPGRTDLLPRSPADLLGRSVREVYPAETADRLLRAIDAALRAGREVFIQYSREREGRQVWLETSVAPFGPDAVISVTRDISERIRGEEESWRARQFAAAVLDALASSICLVDAHGRIVTVNESWNARVRESGADPASCGAGADYLAVARYAGGPGPEYRATIATVLREISSGERSEFGLEHDWSAASGVRRVYSRFARCPAAGPGCVLIMHTDVTDRYQAEAASRESEDRYRNLFRFSPAPLLVDIDGRIAMLNEAARELFGAVNEDEMIGRPTAELFAAESRTAFAEAASLARDRGTVIPAAELALATRGDLLRIVEARIAPFRLGDRPAIHLMLRDVTATRAAEQERRRLEAAIEQAAEAIVITDTAARILYVNPAFERITGYSREEVLGRTPQLLKSGHHSDAFYRELWTTITAGRVWHGRFVNRRRDGRLYTEEATISPVMDEAGRIVHYVAVKRDVTAELQMEAELEQSRRLELVGQMAGGLAHDFNNVLGVVLGETELALQQLDERHPLAAPLQAIRTAAEHGAALARQLLGFARRQSRAVVALSLNDGIARCLPLLHGLGGDRIQILWRPGDPLWSVRIDPNQLDEVLLNLMSNARDAISGTGTVTIETMNVRLDEVACARRPGWTPGDYVRLTFSDTGCGMTAEVKARAFEPFFTTKEPGRGSGLGLSTVHGIVHQSGGFIDLDSGPGRGTRIEIYLPRCVEGEAAGESAPAAAAPGGATTPRRTARILVCEDQPDLLSLVRRMLERLGHQVFGTTDPRDAIRCAEEMREPLDLLIADLMMPHMDGRELAEHISARHPGVKCLFMSGYTPEALPSLGLAGPPPVLLQKPFGADELEQKISELLEGPAQPPPAPAH, encoded by the coding sequence ATGACGCCGGATCCGCAGCGCAGTCCAGCCGAAAGTAATGCTCGGGATCCGCGGGGCGCGTTGGAGCGTCTCGCGGACCGGTTGCCGGATTTGCTTTACCGTTATGAATTTTTCCCCCTGCGAAGGTTCACGTTCGTCAGCGCGGCGGCGGAGCGCCTGACCGGCTACACGGTAGCTGAGCACTACGCGGACCCCGACCTCGGGCGAAAAATCGTTCACCCGGCCGATCGCGATCTCCTCGAGCGGCTGATCGTCGATTCCACCATCCCGCACCAGCCCCTGCTGCTGCGGTGGATACGCAAGGACGGCCGCGTGTTGTGGACCGAACACTTCGTGGTCCCCATCCACGATGCGGAGGGCCGCCTCGTTGCGATCGAGGGGCTCGTGCGCGACGTCACCGACGCTCACGAGGCACGCGTCACGCTCGAAGCGATCTGCAAAGCTCTGCGGGATGCCGTCGTCGTGCTCGACCGGGACGGCATCCACCGGTACGTAGTTCCCGGCCGCACCGACCTGCTGCCGCGATCGCCGGCTGACCTGCTCGGGCGGAGCGTGCGGGAGGTCTATCCAGCGGAGACCGCCGATCGCCTCCTGCGGGCGATCGACGCAGCGCTGCGAGCGGGTCGGGAGGTCTTCATTCAATATTCCCGCGAGAGGGAAGGCCGACAGGTGTGGCTCGAGACCTCCGTGGCACCCTTTGGCCCCGACGCCGTCATCTCGGTCACTCGCGACATCTCCGAACGCATTCGCGGCGAAGAAGAGTCTTGGCGCGCGCGGCAGTTCGCCGCGGCGGTGCTCGATGCGCTGGCCAGCAGTATCTGCCTGGTGGATGCCCACGGACGCATTGTCACCGTGAACGAGTCGTGGAACGCGCGCGTCCGGGAATCGGGCGCCGATCCGGCCTCCTGCGGCGCGGGTGCCGACTACCTCGCCGTTGCGCGCTACGCCGGTGGGCCAGGACCGGAGTACCGGGCCACTATCGCAACGGTGCTGCGAGAGATCTCCTCCGGCGAGCGTTCCGAGTTTGGACTGGAGCACGACTGGTCGGCGGCCAGTGGGGTGCGGCGAGTGTACAGCCGTTTCGCGCGCTGTCCCGCCGCGGGGCCGGGCTGCGTGCTGATCATGCACACGGACGTGACCGACCGCTACCAGGCGGAAGCGGCCTCACGGGAAAGCGAAGATCGCTACCGGAACCTGTTTCGGTTCTCGCCCGCACCGTTGCTGGTGGACATCGACGGCCGAATCGCGATGTTGAACGAGGCGGCGCGCGAGCTCTTCGGAGCGGTGAATGAAGACGAAATGATCGGCCGGCCAACCGCCGAGCTGTTCGCGGCGGAGAGCCGCACCGCATTTGCGGAGGCCGCATCCCTCGCCCGCGATCGCGGGACGGTGATCCCCGCCGCTGAGCTTGCGCTGGCCACCCGCGGGGACCTTCTGCGCATCGTGGAGGCGCGCATCGCACCGTTTCGGCTGGGTGACCGACCAGCCATTCATCTCATGCTGCGTGATGTGACCGCCACGCGCGCCGCAGAACAGGAACGCCGACGCCTCGAAGCCGCCATTGAACAGGCGGCGGAGGCGATCGTGATCACGGACACCGCCGCCCGCATCCTGTACGTGAACCCCGCGTTCGAAAGAATCACCGGATATTCACGCGAGGAGGTGCTCGGCCGGACGCCGCAGCTGCTGAAGAGCGGTCATCACAGCGACGCCTTTTATCGCGAACTGTGGACGACCATCACCGCCGGCCGGGTGTGGCACGGACGGTTCGTGAACCGGCGCCGCGATGGCCGTCTGTACACCGAGGAGGCGACGATCAGCCCCGTGATGGATGAGGCCGGCCGCATTGTGCATTACGTCGCGGTGAAGCGGGACGTCACCGCGGAGCTGCAAATGGAGGCGGAACTGGAACAATCGCGGCGGCTGGAGCTGGTCGGCCAGATGGCTGGTGGCCTCGCGCACGACTTCAACAACGTGTTGGGCGTGGTCCTCGGCGAAACTGAGCTGGCGCTGCAACAGCTGGATGAACGTCATCCGCTTGCGGCACCGCTGCAGGCCATCCGCACCGCCGCCGAACACGGCGCCGCGCTCGCACGGCAGCTGCTCGGTTTCGCGCGCCGCCAGAGCCGCGCGGTGGTCGCGCTGTCCCTCAATGACGGGATCGCGCGCTGTTTGCCGCTGCTCCATGGCCTGGGAGGTGACCGGATCCAAATTCTTTGGCGCCCCGGCGATCCCCTCTGGTCGGTACGCATTGACCCAAACCAGTTGGACGAGGTGCTGCTGAACCTCATGTCCAACGCGCGGGACGCGATTTCCGGCACCGGTACCGTCACGATCGAAACGATGAACGTCAGACTCGACGAGGTCGCCTGCGCCCGGCGCCCCGGCTGGACGCCCGGCGACTACGTGCGCCTCACCTTCAGTGACACCGGCTGCGGGATGACCGCCGAGGTCAAGGCCCGCGCCTTCGAGCCATTTTTCACCACGAAGGAACCGGGACGCGGTAGCGGGCTCGGCCTCAGTACCGTGCATGGTATCGTTCATCAGAGCGGCGGCTTCATCGACCTGGACAGCGGACCCGGACGCGGCACGCGCATCGAGATCTATCTTCCGCGGTGCGTCGAGGGCGAGGCGGCCGGGGAGTCCGCGCCCGCCGCTGCGGCACCCGGCGGCGCAACGACCCCTCGCCGCACAGCGCGGATCCTCGTGTGTGAAGACCAGCCGGATCTGCTGTCGTTGGTCCGCCGCATGCTCGAGCGTCTTGGCCACCAGGTGTTCGGCACCACCGACCCACGCGACGCGATTCGCTGCGCAGAGGAGATGCGCGAGCCGCTAGACCTGCTGATTGCGGACCTGATGATGCCGCATATGGACGGCCGCGAGCTCGCGGAACACATCTCGGCCCGCCATCCCGGCGTCAAGTGCCTGTTCATGTCCGGTTATACGCCCGAAGCGCTGCCCAGCCTGGGACTGGCCGGCCCCCCACCAGTGCTGCTGCAAAAACCGTTTGGTGCGGACGAGCTCGAACAGAAGATCAGCGAGTTGCTCGAGGGTCCGGCGCAGCCACCGCCGGCGCCGGCTCACTGA
- a CDS encoding SHD1 domain-containing protein — translation MNARPWVVGALLIAAGMASGRTWTSVSGSTVEAEFKALQGTVVILEGADGRRMMIPLSQLSPEDQQFVREQTARPATPPATPPPRHGREPRTSRTVPVPSSTPAVLTGPASARKESKDSRLAPLPESEIAALKRQFTDERTGDQYEFLGGASVKHRLGEKDPDWKEGDPIPLTITCELVRVRKKKDGTSDRKREDGTAEFYVADETGAVVFRRKERLSTLEPEPGKGYIGELPKPGKYTLVIWTELKDNRLGLTETIQARPPTRN, via the coding sequence ATGAATGCGCGTCCGTGGGTTGTCGGAGCGCTGCTGATCGCGGCCGGGATGGCTTCGGGCCGCACGTGGACCAGCGTGAGTGGTAGCACCGTCGAAGCGGAGTTCAAGGCGCTGCAGGGCACAGTCGTCATTCTGGAGGGTGCCGACGGCCGCCGGATGATGATTCCGCTCTCTCAACTGAGCCCCGAAGACCAGCAGTTCGTGCGCGAACAGACCGCCCGACCGGCCACGCCCCCCGCCACGCCGCCTCCCCGCCATGGTCGGGAGCCGCGCACCAGCCGTACCGTGCCGGTGCCCTCCTCCACCCCGGCGGTGCTCACCGGTCCGGCCAGTGCAAGGAAGGAATCCAAGGACTCCAGGTTGGCCCCGCTGCCGGAGTCCGAAATCGCCGCTCTCAAACGACAGTTCACCGACGAACGGACAGGCGATCAGTACGAGTTTTTGGGGGGCGCGTCGGTGAAACACCGGTTGGGCGAAAAAGATCCCGACTGGAAAGAAGGCGATCCGATTCCGCTGACGATTACCTGCGAGCTGGTTCGTGTGCGGAAGAAGAAGGATGGCACGAGCGATCGGAAACGCGAGGACGGAACCGCGGAGTTTTACGTGGCCGATGAAACCGGTGCGGTCGTGTTCCGCCGCAAGGAGCGCCTGAGCACGCTTGAGCCGGAGCCCGGCAAGGGCTACATCGGCGAGCTTCCCAAACCGGGAAAATACACGCTGGTCATCTGGACCGAGCTGAAGGACAACCGGCTCGGTTTGACGGAGACCATCCAAGCCCGGCCCCCCACTCGAAACTGA
- a CDS encoding aspartate 1-decarboxylase, translated as MQRIMLKSKIHRVVVTAVDLDYEGSLALDESLLRAANIAPGEQVHVYNVANGHRWITYAIPAPAGSGTVMLNGAAARLGVPGDPLIVATFAVVDEKDLGTFRPTIVRIAAGNRPARSAPRRRRNA; from the coding sequence ATGCAGCGGATCATGCTGAAATCAAAGATTCACCGTGTCGTGGTCACCGCGGTGGACCTGGACTACGAGGGCAGCCTTGCGCTGGACGAATCGCTGTTGCGAGCCGCGAACATCGCGCCCGGCGAACAGGTCCACGTTTACAACGTCGCCAACGGCCACCGGTGGATCACGTACGCAATCCCGGCGCCGGCCGGTTCCGGCACGGTAATGTTGAACGGCGCCGCCGCCCGGCTGGGAGTGCCGGGCGATCCGCTCATCGTCGCGACTTTTGCCGTGGTGGACGAAAAGGATCTCGGCACATTCCGCCCCACCATCGTCCGGATCGCCGCGGGCAACCGACCTGCCCGCAGCGCGCCGCGGCGGCGGCGGAACGCATGA
- a CDS encoding non-heme iron oxygenase ferredoxin subunit, with the protein MGFFRSWYDVASESDFAETDRKVVVAGGEQILLVKVGDRIHAVSAICTHEYAPMAGGTVSGHEIECPLHGARFDLRSGTNLSPPATRPLEVYETRVENGRIWVRV; encoded by the coding sequence ATGGGATTCTTTCGTTCTTGGTATGACGTTGCCTCGGAATCTGACTTCGCGGAGACCGACCGCAAAGTGGTCGTTGCGGGCGGTGAACAAATCTTGCTGGTGAAGGTCGGCGACCGCATCCACGCAGTGTCCGCAATCTGCACGCACGAATATGCGCCGATGGCGGGCGGAACGGTCTCCGGCCATGAGATCGAGTGCCCGCTGCATGGCGCCCGCTTCGACCTGCGCAGTGGGACAAACCTCTCACCGCCCGCGACCCGGCCGCTCGAGGTGTACGAGACGCGAGTGGAGAACGGCCGGATTTGGGTACGGGTCTGA
- a CDS encoding Gfo/Idh/MocA family oxidoreductase, translating into MVATFGTCSRRAFLRRAAGAAAFVSLPARVWAQVSGANAAVRVAVLGVHGKGHAHVADFRKVPGVRVVAVCDPDRSLLERERAEAQKRGEELLTFTDLRKLYESPEVDAVCIATPNHWHALAAIWACQAGKDVYVEKPVSHNIWEGRRLVEAARKYNRIVMAGTQNRSNEGLAAALRHIAEGHLGRIRLVRGFCYKRRPSIGKVSGPQPIPPEVDYDLWCGPAPKGPLMRQRLHYDWHWVWETGNGDIGNQGIHELDMCRWALGNPAGPRRVICIGGRYVYDDDATTPNTQIAFYDFDVAPVIFEVRGLPMKTGLETMDHYRGVRIGIVIECEGGYYAGGQGGGWTYDRQGKRLQQFPAVGTDRHIEHFIEAVRTRDPRHLTAPIECGHLSSVLPHLANISYRLGRELEPDEVREEIRTLPGGEDAFDRFAEHLRANGVDLKKDRVVLGPMLEYDVRREQFRGFWSGRRANRYLSREYRPPYVVPERV; encoded by the coding sequence ATGGTCGCCACCTTTGGGACGTGTTCACGACGCGCCTTTCTCCGCCGTGCGGCCGGCGCGGCCGCCTTTGTGTCGCTGCCCGCGCGCGTGTGGGCGCAGGTATCGGGCGCGAATGCGGCCGTCCGCGTCGCGGTGCTCGGCGTCCATGGCAAAGGGCACGCGCATGTCGCCGACTTCCGCAAAGTGCCCGGAGTGCGCGTGGTCGCGGTCTGCGACCCTGACCGCTCGCTGTTGGAGCGAGAGCGCGCGGAGGCGCAGAAGCGCGGCGAGGAGCTTCTCACCTTCACCGACCTGCGCAAGCTGTACGAATCGCCCGAGGTGGACGCGGTCTGTATCGCCACGCCCAACCACTGGCACGCGCTCGCCGCGATCTGGGCCTGCCAGGCCGGCAAGGACGTGTACGTCGAAAAGCCGGTCTCGCACAACATCTGGGAGGGCCGTCGGCTGGTGGAAGCGGCCCGCAAATACAACCGCATCGTTATGGCGGGCACCCAGAACCGCTCCAACGAGGGGCTCGCCGCCGCACTGCGCCACATTGCGGAGGGACATCTCGGCCGCATCCGGCTCGTCCGCGGCTTCTGCTACAAGCGGCGCCCCTCGATCGGCAAAGTCTCCGGTCCGCAGCCCATCCCGCCGGAGGTGGACTACGACCTCTGGTGCGGTCCCGCACCGAAAGGCCCGCTGATGCGGCAGCGGCTCCACTACGACTGGCACTGGGTCTGGGAAACCGGCAACGGCGACATCGGCAACCAGGGCATCCACGAGCTGGACATGTGCCGCTGGGCGCTGGGCAATCCGGCCGGTCCCCGCCGCGTGATCTGCATCGGCGGCCGGTACGTCTACGATGACGACGCGACCACCCCCAACACCCAGATCGCCTTCTATGACTTCGACGTGGCGCCGGTGATCTTTGAGGTACGTGGACTGCCAATGAAAACCGGCCTCGAAACGATGGACCACTATCGGGGCGTTCGGATCGGCATTGTGATCGAGTGCGAAGGCGGGTATTACGCCGGCGGCCAGGGCGGCGGATGGACCTACGACCGGCAGGGCAAACGGCTGCAGCAGTTCCCCGCGGTCGGCACCGACCGGCATATCGAGCATTTCATTGAGGCGGTCCGCACGCGTGATCCGCGCCACCTGACGGCTCCCATCGAGTGTGGTCACCTGTCCAGCGTGCTGCCCCACCTCGCCAACATCTCTTACCGGCTTGGCCGTGAGCTCGAGCCGGACGAGGTCCGCGAGGAGATTCGCACATTGCCGGGCGGGGAGGACGCGTTCGATCGCTTCGCGGAACACCTGCGCGCGAACGGCGTGGACCTGAAAAAGGACCGCGTCGTGCTCGGCCCGATGCTCGAGTACGACGTGCGCCGCGAGCAGTTCCGCGGCTTCTGGTCCGGCCGGCGCGCCAATCGCTACCTGTCGCGCGAGTATCGCCCGCCTTACGTGGTACCGGAGCGCGTCTGA
- a CDS encoding ABC transporter substrate-binding protein, whose translation MTRYRLLHMLERATPLIGLAVLIGLPFALRRSDGRTAAPGPTAPVALRLAVISPHNDAIRREFARAFSRWHAERHGTPVDVQWIVIGGTTEIARFLETQYTEAVRAWWRRRGRPWRADLAAAMFRATPPTGDPLAEDLWREYRSTDSPAEFGCRLDVFFGGGQYDFHRAATQGMLVPPWPPGSAPSGLFTTEDGTELIPETVGGETLRTDRYFAAAVSAFGIMANLDRCRELGAAPPVRWADLEDPRWFGTLALADPTKSGSVAKAFEMIVHEACRDRVHAAGFTDAQIDAWEEQIRSARRPPGELPPGVPAEYQRAVEDGWRLGVLRLQRLGANSRQFADASSRIPLDVAHGRAAAGLAIDFYARFQEQFSRGPDGGRRVVFHAPPGGTTISGDPVGRLRGAEQPALAARFIEFVLSPEGQRLWAYRVGAPGGPERYALRRMPVRRDFYPSANPVLQNVFEQHRPHTEEDLTAPDRQPYRLAESFTYRPRWTADHFGVLRDLVRAMCVDSHDELCAAWRAILANGGPEAQPRAIAVLERLPDSPEPLNWRSAIAPAVPLRRHERLARWTAWFRSNYRECLSAVVHRPSTAASR comes from the coding sequence GTGACGCGGTACCGCCTCCTTCACATGCTCGAGCGCGCGACACCGCTGATCGGCCTTGCGGTGTTGATCGGGCTGCCGTTCGCACTGCGCCGCTCGGACGGTCGCACCGCAGCGCCGGGGCCAACCGCCCCAGTCGCACTTCGGCTGGCGGTGATCTCGCCGCACAACGACGCGATCCGGCGCGAGTTTGCACGCGCGTTCTCCCGCTGGCACGCGGAGCGACACGGCACCCCGGTCGACGTGCAGTGGATCGTGATCGGCGGAACCACCGAGATCGCGCGCTTCCTTGAGACCCAGTACACCGAGGCGGTCCGCGCCTGGTGGCGCCGGCGCGGCCGACCGTGGCGCGCCGACCTCGCCGCCGCGATGTTCCGCGCCACGCCGCCCACTGGCGACCCCCTCGCAGAGGACCTCTGGCGCGAATACCGATCCACCGATAGCCCCGCCGAGTTCGGTTGCCGGCTCGACGTGTTCTTCGGCGGCGGGCAGTACGATTTCCACCGCGCCGCGACACAGGGAATGCTCGTGCCCCCCTGGCCGCCCGGCAGCGCGCCCTCGGGCCTGTTCACCACCGAAGACGGTACCGAACTGATCCCCGAAACCGTCGGCGGCGAAACGCTCCGCACCGACCGCTATTTCGCAGCCGCGGTCAGCGCCTTCGGCATCATGGCGAACCTCGATCGCTGCCGGGAGCTCGGCGCCGCACCGCCCGTCCGATGGGCCGACCTCGAAGATCCCCGATGGTTCGGCACACTCGCACTCGCCGACCCGACCAAGAGCGGCAGCGTCGCGAAAGCGTTCGAGATGATCGTGCACGAAGCCTGCCGCGACCGGGTGCACGCGGCCGGCTTCACCGACGCGCAGATCGACGCCTGGGAGGAGCAGATTCGCTCCGCGCGCCGCCCCCCCGGCGAGCTGCCGCCCGGCGTTCCGGCAGAATACCAGCGGGCGGTCGAAGATGGTTGGCGCCTCGGCGTACTTCGCCTCCAGCGGCTCGGCGCCAACAGCCGCCAGTTCGCCGACGCTTCCAGCCGCATCCCGCTCGATGTCGCCCATGGCCGCGCCGCCGCGGGCCTCGCGATCGACTTCTACGCCCGCTTTCAGGAACAGTTCAGCCGTGGCCCCGACGGCGGCCGCCGCGTCGTCTTTCACGCCCCGCCCGGCGGCACCACCATCAGCGGTGACCCGGTCGGCCGATTGCGCGGCGCCGAGCAGCCGGCCCTCGCCGCGCGATTCATCGAATTTGTGCTTTCCCCCGAGGGCCAGCGGCTGTGGGCCTACCGGGTGGGTGCACCGGGCGGTCCGGAGCGCTACGCACTGCGGCGGATGCCGGTCCGCCGCGATTTCTACCCTTCCGCGAACCCGGTGCTGCAAAACGTGTTCGAGCAGCATCGCCCCCATACGGAGGAAGATCTCACCGCGCCTGACCGGCAGCCCTACCGGCTGGCCGAGTCCTTCACCTACCGACCGCGCTGGACCGCCGACCATTTCGGCGTGTTGCGCGACCTGGTCCGCGCAATGTGCGTGGACTCCCATGACGAGCTTTGTGCCGCCTGGCGCGCGATTCTCGCGAACGGCGGGCCGGAGGCCCAACCGCGCGCGATCGCGGTGCTCGAACGATTGCCCGATTCGCCCGAGCCGCTTAACTGGCGCTCCGCAATCGCTCCCGCGGTGCCCCTCCGCCGTCACGAACGTTTGGCGCGGTGGACCGCCTGGTTCCGTTCAAACTACCGCGAATGCCTTTCCGCGGTGGTCCACCGGCCATCCACCGCGGCCTCCCGATAG